From the genome of Mixophyes fleayi isolate aMixFle1 chromosome 2, aMixFle1.hap1, whole genome shotgun sequence, one region includes:
- the RCC1 gene encoding regulator of chromosome condensation: MRGKKNLKRSVPAEENNGNPTIKKSKLVSHMSYNSIGGLVLALGQGDVGQLGLGEDVMERKKPALVPLPEQILQAEAGGMHTVCLGASGSIYTFGCNDEGALGRDTTEEGSETQPGKVDLQEKVVQVSAGDSHTAALTEDGRVFIFGSFRDNNGVIGLLEPMKKSVVPLQVQLNVPVVKIASGNDHLVMLTSEGELYTSGCGEQGQLGRVPERFTNRGGRKGLERLLTPQCIHLKAKGCGRVVFQDVFCGAYFTFAVSQEGHVYGFGLSNYHQLGTKTTNSCFAPQNLTSFKNSSKSWVGFSGGQHHTVCVDSEGTAYSLGRAEYGRLGLGENAEEKNEPTLIPNLPKIASVACGASVSYAVSKEGCIFSWGMGTNQQLGTGDEDDVWSPYEMNGKQLENRKVLSVSSGGQHTVLLVKDCS, translated from the exons ATGCGTGGAAAGAAAAACTTGAAGAGGAGTGTCCCTGCTGAGGAAAACAATGGAAATCCAACTATCAAGAAATCTAAGT TGGTTTCTCATATGTCCTACAATTCTATTGGTGGTCTGGTGCTGGCACTTGGCCAAGGTGATGTGGGTCAACTGGGCCTGGGAGAAGATGTCATGGAACGTAAGAAGCCGGCACTGGTCCCTCTTCCAGAACAGATTTTACAGGCTGAGGCAGGAGGAATGCACACAGTGTGCCTTGGAGCATCTGGAAGT ATTTATACTTTTGGTTGTAATGATGAAGGGGCGTTGGGCCGGGATACTACAGAGGAGGGTTCAGAAACCCAACCTGGAAAGGTCGATTTGCAGGAAAAGGTGGTGCAAGTATCTGCGGGGGACAGTCACACTGCTGCTTTGACAGAGGATGGAAGAGTGTTCATCTTTGGATCTTTCAGG GACAATAATGGTGTTATTGGTTTGCTGGAGCCAATGAAGAAGAGTGTGGTTCCCTTACAGGTGCAGCTAAATGTTCCAGTGGTGAAAATAGCCTCAG GAAATGATCACCTTGTGATGCTTACATCAGAAGGGGAACTTTACACATCAGGGTGTGGGGAACAGGGTCAACTGGGCCGGGTACCCGAGAGGTTCACAAATCGTGGAGGACGCAAGGGTCTAG AGAGGCTACTGACTCCACAGTGTATCCACTTGAAGGCAAAAGGGTGCGGTCGTGTTGTGTTCCAAGATGTTTTCTGTGGTGCTTACTTTACTTTCGCAGTATCGCAAGAAGGGCATGTTTATGGATTTGGCCTTTCCAACTACCATCAGCTGG GTACTAAGACTACCAACTCTTGTTTCGCACCCCAGAACTTGACTTCATTCAAAAACTCCAGTAAGTCCTGGGTGGGATTTTCTGGAGGACAgcatcacactgtgtgtgtggactCAGAGG gaACTGCATATAGTCTAGGCCGAGCTGAATATGGCCGACTTGGTCTTGGTGAAAATGCTGAGGAGAAGAATGAACCCACTCTGATTCCTAACCTCCCCAAGATCGCTAGTGTGGCCTGTGGAGCTTCTGTCAGTTATGCTGTATCTAAGGAAG GTTGTATCTTTTCTTGGGGTATGGGTACCAACCAGCAACTAGGCAcaggtgatgaagatgatgtttgGAGTCCTTATGAGATGAATGGGAAGCAGCTTGAGAACAGAAAAGTTTTGTCTGTGTCCAGTGGAGGACAGCACACTGTTCTACTGGTTAAAGATTGCAGCTGA